The proteins below come from a single Demetria terragena DSM 11295 genomic window:
- a CDS encoding DEAD/DEAH box helicase codes for MPSSTSEAAPERRRYDSSHFTRFAQGYDFPLDAFQVSGCEAVQEGRGVLVAAPTGSGKTVVGEFACYLAVHTGRKTFYTTPIKALSNQKYADLCERHGTHNVGLLTGDSSINGEASIVVMTTEVLRNMLYAGSATLDTLGFVVMDEVHYLADRFRGAVWEEVIIQLPLAVQVVSLSATVSNAEEFGDWLREVRGDTEVIVEEHRPVPLWQHMMVGRELMDLFVEDTRRAGDESQLALNPQLRKRIAQIQQERRGRREDAGAPRGRQGRQTRGRQSGGPPPRGARPGGGPSRAEVIDRLDRSGLLPAITFIFSRVGCDAAVSQLLAWGTELIPESEGRAIRRMVEERVSSLPDEDLGVLGYYDFVEGLSRGFAAHHAGMLPTFREIVEDLFTDGRIKAVFATETLALGINMPARTVVLEKLVKFNGETHADITPAEFTQLTGRAGRRSIDVEGHAVVLHDRRIDPESVAGLASTRTYPLRSSFVPTSNMAVNLVDQVGRARAREVLESSFAQFQADRAVVGIARAIKRNEEGLEGYADAMRCHLGDFAEYARLRRELSDLQKSVQKQRAGNRRAAAAHSLSLLEPGDVVRVPDGRRAGLAVVVPGKRGPRRAVAGDPIVLTADGQVRAIGDSDVDEPLEPIMTIQIPKSFSSRNPKSRRDLAATLRAKAPHDPPPRRSESGEERDAESTAEIDRLRRALTDHPSHECPYREDHARWSERWWRLRRETDGLERKVAGRTHTVARTFDRICDLLSVLGYLDAKGQQVTEEGRVLQRIYTEKDLLVAECLRRQVWRGLDPASFASVISALVHEPRREPTDVMPRLPNDEVRDALKELDSIWGELQYLQREHRVAPMGAPEPGIAWTIHRWASGQRLEVCLRDSDLTAGDFVRRCKQLIDLLDQIADASPDQEVRRTARYAVDSVLRGVVAADRLG; via the coding sequence ATGCCCAGCTCAACCTCCGAGGCAGCGCCAGAGCGCCGTCGCTACGACTCCAGCCACTTCACCCGTTTCGCGCAGGGCTATGACTTCCCGCTAGATGCCTTCCAGGTATCGGGGTGCGAGGCGGTTCAGGAAGGCCGCGGGGTGCTCGTTGCGGCACCCACAGGCTCGGGCAAAACCGTGGTGGGTGAGTTCGCGTGCTACCTCGCAGTCCACACCGGTCGTAAGACCTTTTACACGACGCCGATTAAGGCGTTGTCCAATCAGAAGTACGCCGACTTGTGCGAGCGTCATGGCACACACAACGTTGGCCTCCTCACCGGTGACTCATCGATCAATGGTGAAGCCTCGATCGTCGTCATGACCACCGAGGTGCTCCGCAACATGCTGTACGCCGGTAGCGCGACCCTCGACACGCTGGGGTTCGTGGTCATGGACGAGGTGCACTATCTCGCCGATCGGTTCCGTGGCGCAGTCTGGGAAGAAGTCATCATTCAGTTGCCGCTGGCGGTGCAGGTGGTGTCGTTGTCCGCAACCGTCTCCAACGCCGAGGAATTTGGCGACTGGTTACGGGAAGTCCGTGGCGACACCGAGGTCATCGTTGAGGAGCATCGCCCCGTACCTCTTTGGCAGCACATGATGGTCGGTCGCGAACTCATGGACTTGTTCGTCGAGGACACCCGGCGCGCTGGCGATGAGTCTCAGCTGGCGCTCAACCCGCAACTGCGCAAGCGCATCGCGCAAATCCAGCAGGAGCGACGCGGTCGACGTGAGGACGCAGGCGCACCCAGAGGTCGCCAGGGCCGGCAGACTCGCGGTCGTCAATCCGGTGGGCCGCCACCGCGCGGCGCCCGACCGGGCGGTGGTCCGAGTCGGGCTGAGGTCATCGATCGGCTCGACCGCAGCGGTCTTCTGCCAGCGATTACGTTCATTTTCAGTCGAGTTGGCTGCGACGCTGCGGTGAGCCAGCTCCTGGCGTGGGGTACCGAGCTCATTCCTGAGTCCGAAGGTCGCGCCATTCGTCGCATGGTCGAGGAACGGGTGTCGAGCCTGCCCGACGAGGACCTCGGCGTGCTTGGTTACTACGACTTCGTCGAGGGGCTGTCGCGCGGCTTCGCCGCCCATCACGCCGGGATGCTTCCCACCTTTCGGGAGATCGTCGAAGACCTCTTCACCGATGGTCGGATCAAAGCGGTGTTTGCCACGGAGACGCTCGCGCTGGGCATCAACATGCCAGCCCGGACCGTCGTACTGGAGAAGTTGGTCAAGTTCAACGGAGAGACGCACGCCGACATCACGCCTGCTGAATTCACCCAACTGACGGGTCGGGCCGGCCGCCGCAGCATCGATGTCGAAGGCCATGCGGTCGTGCTGCACGATCGCCGCATCGATCCCGAGTCGGTCGCGGGATTGGCCTCGACCCGTACCTATCCGCTGCGATCAAGCTTCGTGCCCACCAGCAACATGGCCGTCAACCTCGTGGACCAGGTTGGCCGCGCGCGAGCTCGGGAGGTGTTGGAGTCCTCGTTCGCACAGTTTCAGGCAGACCGCGCCGTCGTGGGCATTGCACGGGCTATCAAGCGCAACGAGGAAGGCCTGGAGGGCTACGCGGATGCGATGCGCTGTCACCTGGGCGACTTCGCCGAGTATGCCCGTCTACGCCGCGAGCTGTCCGACCTCCAGAAGTCAGTTCAGAAGCAGCGTGCCGGGAATCGGCGTGCCGCGGCGGCCCACTCGCTCAGCTTGCTTGAACCCGGTGACGTAGTCCGCGTGCCAGACGGTCGGCGGGCTGGTCTGGCCGTCGTCGTCCCCGGCAAGCGCGGTCCCCGTCGGGCCGTGGCGGGCGATCCGATCGTGCTCACTGCGGATGGTCAGGTGCGGGCCATCGGCGACAGCGATGTCGATGAGCCGCTTGAGCCCATCATGACAATCCAGATTCCCAAGTCGTTCAGTAGCCGCAATCCGAAGTCTCGACGGGATCTGGCGGCCACCTTGCGCGCGAAAGCGCCGCACGATCCGCCGCCGCGGCGCTCGGAGTCGGGCGAAGAACGGGACGCCGAGAGCACCGCCGAGATCGATCGCTTGCGGCGGGCGCTCACTGATCACCCGAGCCACGAATGTCCATATCGGGAGGACCACGCGCGCTGGTCCGAACGCTGGTGGCGTCTGCGTCGAGAGACTGATGGATTGGAACGCAAGGTCGCGGGGCGTACGCACACGGTGGCGCGGACCTTCGACCGAATCTGCGACCTGCTGAGCGTCCTGGGCTATCTCGATGCGAAAGGTCAGCAGGTCACTGAGGAAGGCCGGGTGCTGCAGCGCATCTATACCGAGAAGGATCTCTTGGTGGCTGAGTGTCTCCGCCGACAAGTGTGGCGCGGACTCGATCCAGCATCGTTTGCCAGCGTCATCAGTGCCCTGGTTCACGAGCCACGTCGTGAGCCAACCGATGTGATGCCGCGGCTTCCGAACGACGAGGTGCGCGACGCGCTGAAGGAACTTGACTCCATCTGGGGCGAGCTCCAGTACCTCCAGCGTGAGCACCGGGTTGCGCCGATGGGTGCGCCCGAGCCAGGGATTGCCTGGACGATTCACCGGTGGGCGAGCGGCCAACGCCTTGAGGTATGCCTGCGCGATAGCGACCTCACTGCGGGTGACTTCGTGCGACGGTGCAAGCAATTGATCGACCTGCTCGACCAGATCGCGGACGCCTCGCCCGATCAGGAGGTGCGACGGACCGCTCGCTATGCCGTGGATTCGGTACTTCGTGGGGTCGTGGCAGCCGATCGTTTGGGCTGA
- the tatC gene encoding twin-arginine translocase subunit TatC produces MALLRRKSANPEARMSLGDHFREFRNRTLIATGAIVAGAVIGWLIFDPVAIGSWDFKGVWNVLIQPIFDYRDEHPSAQIQPNFGQATQAFSLRIKISFFVGLILSSPVWLWQIWGFLVPGLTKKEKKVARLFIGSAVPLFIIGCIFGGLAIPAIIGALFGFTPADNITSNLIDATYYINFVTKFILLMGLSFLLPVILMALNTIRILPGRIMLKGWRVAVLVIAVFSAMMAPTPDPLAMFVILIPLMILYYGSCGLAIMLDKRREAKERPEWLDVDDEAQSEL; encoded by the coding sequence ATGGCGCTGCTGCGCCGGAAGTCGGCCAACCCCGAAGCCCGGATGTCGCTCGGCGACCACTTCCGGGAGTTCCGCAATCGCACGTTGATCGCGACCGGCGCCATCGTGGCCGGAGCGGTGATTGGCTGGCTCATTTTCGACCCGGTCGCGATCGGCAGCTGGGATTTCAAGGGTGTCTGGAACGTCCTGATCCAGCCGATCTTCGACTATCGCGACGAGCATCCTTCAGCCCAAATCCAGCCCAACTTCGGGCAGGCGACGCAGGCATTCAGTTTGCGGATCAAAATCTCTTTCTTTGTTGGCCTGATTCTGTCGAGTCCGGTGTGGCTGTGGCAGATCTGGGGCTTCCTGGTGCCGGGTCTGACCAAGAAAGAGAAGAAAGTCGCCCGCTTGTTCATCGGGTCGGCGGTGCCCCTGTTCATCATCGGCTGCATCTTTGGCGGCCTGGCGATCCCGGCCATCATCGGCGCGCTGTTCGGCTTCACGCCAGCCGACAACATCACGTCCAATCTGATCGACGCGACCTACTACATCAACTTCGTCACGAAGTTCATCCTGCTGATGGGGCTGTCGTTCCTGTTGCCGGTGATCCTGATGGCGCTCAACACCATTCGTATCCTCCCGGGTCGCATCATGCTCAAGGGCTGGCGCGTGGCAGTTCTGGTGATCGCGGTGTTCTCGGCGATGATGGCCCCGACGCCCGACCCGTTGGCGATGTTCGTCATCCTGATCCCCCTGATGATCCTGTACTACGGCTCCTGTGGGCTGGCGATCATGCTCGACAAGCGCCGCGAGGCCAAGGAACGACCCGAGTGGCTTGATGTCGATGACGAAGCACAATCTGAGCTCTGA
- a CDS encoding twin-arginine translocase TatA/TatE family subunit produces the protein MARLFDNPMAVVILVLIIVVVFGWKKLPDAARSLGRSTRILKSELGDLTDSDASKETVQGQASQPKRADGTVPGEAPRAAAPDQSVPGEAPVAGQQPPQNQGGATGPSQGN, from the coding sequence GTGGCCCGACTGTTCGATAACCCGATGGCCGTTGTCATCTTGGTGCTGATCATCGTGGTCGTGTTCGGCTGGAAGAAGTTGCCGGACGCAGCCCGTAGCCTGGGGCGTTCGACGCGCATCCTCAAGAGTGAACTCGGCGACCTGACCGACAGCGACGCATCGAAAGAAACCGTTCAGGGTCAGGCGAGCCAGCCCAAGCGCGCCGACGGCACGGTCCCCGGCGAGGCACCACGTGCGGCCGCCCCCGATCAGTCGGTTCCCGGCGAGGCTCCCGTCGCAGGTCAGCAGCCCCCGCAGAACCAGGGCGGCGCCACCGGCCCCTCGCAGGGCAACTGA